The genomic DNA TTGTCTCAAGCAGCATTTAATGCCTTTTTAAAGACATTAGAAGAACCACCTGCACATGCTATTTTTATTTTAGCAACTACAGAGAAACATAAGATTATTCCTACTATTTTATCTCGTTGTCAGATTTTCGATTTTAAGAGAATTGGTGTTTTAGATGCAAAAAACTATCTAAAAGTAATTAGCGAGAAAGAAGGAATTACAGCAGATGATGATGCTTTGCACATTATTGCTCAAAAGGCAGATGGCGCAATGCGAGATGCTTTGTCTATTTTTGATAGAGTTGTTAGTTTTTCAGGTAAAAACTTAACCAGAGAAGCTGTTACAGAAAATTTAAACGTGTTAGATTACGACACGTATTTCGGAATGACAGATTTGTTGTTAGACAATAAAATACCAGACGTTTTAAATGCTTTTAATGTTGTTTTATCTAAAGGTTTTGAAGGGCATCATTTTATTAATGGTTTGGCAAGTCACTTTAGAGACTTATTAGTTGCCAAAGACAAAGCAACGATCACTTTGTTAGAAGTTGGCGACAATGCTAAAAAGAAGTATTTAGCACAAGCGACCAAAGCAAGTATTCCTTTTTTAATGCAATCGATACAAAAAGCAAATGACTGCGATTTGAATTATAGAGCTTCTAAAAATCAGCGATTGCTGGTGGAATTAAGTTTAATGCAGATTGCCTCTATCACTTTTGATGGAGAAAAAAAAAAACCAGCTAACTACATAATTCCTGCAACTTTTTTTCAAGCACTTTCGCCAGCAAAAAAGAAAGCACCAGAAGTAAAAACGCCAGAAGTTACAGCTACTAAAACAGAAACTTTAAAAACACCTGTTGCTGTTGCTCCAAAACCTGAAACGAAAACACCTCTTTTAAAAAATATGGGGCGTTTAAACAAACAACCTAGTAAGTATTCTTTAAAAGGTTTTAATCAGCAAAAGGACGTAAAAAAGAAGGTTGTTGAAGAGAATTTCGACAATCATGCAAAAGACGTTTTTACAGAACAGCGATTACAAGAGCTCTGGAAAGAATATGTAAGTATTCTACTTACAAAAGGCGAAAGAAGTATGGCTTCTATTGTTGGTACAGATATCCCTACTTTAAACGAGAACTTCAAAATATCTTTTACCGTTCCTAATAAATTAATGGAAGACCAGTTTAGAAAAGGACGTCCTAAATTATTGAATTTTCTAAGAGAGAAATTAAATAATTACGGAATTGCCATTGCTGTAAATTTGAATGAAGCTATAGAAAAGAAATTTGCATATACACCACAAGAAAAATACAATAAACTGAAAGAGAAAAACCCACTTTTAGAAAAATTGCGTCAGACTTTTGAGTTAGATATGTAACATTTTACATACTTTTTCTACTAATCATTACATTAACAATTTTCTGATTATAAATTATGAATTACTTTTTAGGAATCTCATTTATTTTTGTTTTATGGTTTTTAATTGGTAATTTTCTAAAAAAGAGAAAGTTAAAAAAAATAAAAGCGAAGCTTTATAATAATTGGGGAAAGCAAAAAAAGAACGAATATTATAATTTCTTTGTTATTGGCAAGTATTTTGAAAACAATAGACACAAAGAAAAGGCATATCATATTTTATCCGAAAAAAGTAAAATTGACCTTGATATAGACGAGATTTTTAAATTTGTAGATAGGACTTCCTCAAAAATAGGTCAGCAATATTTATATTTTAAATTAAGAACGATCGGTTCTATTAATGATTTACTAAGGTTTGATGAACTAACTACGTTGTTTCAAAAAAACAAAAAATTAAGTATTTCTTGTCAGTTTGAATTATCGAAACTAAACACTCCTAGCTCCTATTATCTAGAAGAGCTTATCAATGGTAAGCAAATTAGCAAACCAAAAAACTTATGGGTTGTAAAATTATTATCTATTTGTTCCATTTTATCTATAGCTTTATCCTTCTTTTCTCCGATTTTCATTCTTTTTATAGTACCCCTTTTTGCTGTGAATTCTGTTTTTCACTATAAAAATAAAGGAAATGTGAATTATTATTTACAAGGTATTCGTCAATTATCTAAAAGCCTTAAAACAGCTAAGAAACTATCTAAACACCCTTCTATAAAAGAACATTTTAATGATTTTTTATTTATAAAGAGCATCAATTCAATCATGTTAAAGTCAGAATTTATTGGTTTCGAAAAAAACATTAATAATGAATGGCTCTTTCCTATTTGGCTTTTTATAGAACTTAATAAAATTCTATTTAATGTAGAGTACATAGTATTTTATAGTTTTTTAGACGCTATTACAAAGGAGAAAAAAAGTATTGAAAGCCTGTTTCTTTTTATAGGTGAAGTTGATGCTGCAATTTCTACTGCTTCATTAAAATCTGGACACCTAGAAACCTGCACACCAACATTTAATGAGAATAATAAGTTAAATGTTCGTAAAATCTATCATCCCTTAATCGAGAAATGTATTGCAAATGATGTAAATTTATCAGATAAAAGCATGCTATTAACAGGTTCTAACATGTCTGGTAAAAGTACTTTTATAAGAACGGTTGCTATTAATAGTATTTTAGCACAAACATTACACCTTTGCTTTGCAGATGCATATTCTGCGCCTTTTTACAAACTGTACTCATCAATTAGAATTACAGACGATTTATTAGATAACGTTAGTTATTACCTACAAGAAGTACTCACGATTAAAGAACTAATAGATGTTTCAACAGATAAAAGCCCTTGTTTATTTGTCTTAGATGAAATTTTTAAGGGAACAAATACAATAGAGAGAATTTCTGGTGGAAAAGCTATTTTATCCTATTTAAATAAGAAGAATAATACTGTTTTAGTCTCTACACATGATATAGAGCTGACAGAATTATTAGAAAAAGACGCTTATAAATTGTATCATTTTAGCGAAGATATAAAAAATAACAACCTCTTTTTTGATCATAAAATTAAAGAAGGAAAGCTACAGACAAGAAACGCCATTAAAATTCTAAATTTATATAAGTATCCTTCAGAAATTATTAAAGAAGCAAAAGAAATAGAAAAATCTTACTTTTCTTGAACTACGAACTTCTTACCTAGATAACATAATGTTAAACCCTCTTTAGCTTCGTTCATTTTATCGAATTCTGGTATCAAATAAACTCCGTCACCTTTTTTAATAAACAAAGAAATTGATTTTTATTTCTTGATTAACACCTCTAAAGCGACACTGTATGCTGTTTCTGTATCAGTTTCAACCACTGTAATTGATGAAATAACCTATGCGTTTCACTTGAATATATAAGATCCTCATTAAAAAAACAAGTACCTTATTCTTCTATGGTTTTATTACTTTTTTTATTCTCTTCTAAAGGTTTTCCTAAATAAACCAACGTACAATCTTCTTGCGGTTCATCTAACTTTTCAAACTCTGGTATGAGATAAATATTTTCATCTTTTTTAACAAATAATGGAACAGATCTTGATTCTTTATAAAGTTTAGAAATTAAGGTATTATACGCATCACTTGTTTCAATTTCTACCTCGTAAATTTTAGGGTTGTCTCTAAAAGCTTCACTTAAATTAATATAGTCATCTTTTGGTGTCAAATACTTTTTTTTATTATCGTCTGACTTGTTCTTTATCTCTTTAGAAGTTGCCAACCTATAAGCACCATGCTCGCCAAAAGTATCAGTAAAATTAGTAATTGCGTATTGATTTACAGCCTCACTTCCTGTCATCGCTAAAAGATATCCAACATCATTCAATTCTATATTATCTGTTAAATCCTCATCGTAAATATTAATTGTATACGCTTCTAGATCCATGTTATTGGCTTCTAAAATAAAGTTTTTATTCGAGTCGATTAAAACTACTCTTTTATTATTTTCCTTTAAATAGTGCGCAATTAACCTAGCAGGACTTGATGCGCCAACAATTAAAATTGAATTTGATGTTTTTAAGAAAACACCAACCATTTTAGCAAACATTCTTGCTGTTGTTGCATTTAACAAAACGGTTCCTAAAACAATCATAAAAACCAATGGCGTAATGTACTCTGCACCTTCTACGCCTTGTTTTAACAACTTGCTACCAAATAAAGAAGCAATACCAGCAGCTACAATTCCTCTTGGACCAACCCAACTTATAAATAGTTTTTCGTTTAATTTTAATTTAGAATTGTACGTACTTGCAAATACCGCCAAAGGTCTAATTACAAAAACTACAATTGCAAATAAAACGGCTGTTTTCCAGGTATACAACAGCATTAAATCTTCAATATTGATGTTTGCTGCTAATAAAATAAATAGAATAGAGATTAATAATACACTTAGAGATTCTTTAAAATATAGTAATTCTTTTAGGTTTTTTAACTTTCCGTTTCCTAGAACCATTCCCATTACCACTACAGCTAAAAGACCAGATTCATGTGCAAACATTTCCGACAACACAAACACCAATAATACAAAAGACAAAGAAGCTACGTTTAATAAATAATGTGGAATCAATTTCTTGTTAACAGCATACGCCAAAGCATGTGCAAATGTGAATCCAAAACTAGTTCCGAATAAAAGAATTTTTCCAAACTCCATTAAAGCCGTCTTAGTAAAACCACTTCCACCACCAACACTAATAAACTCAAAAACCAATACAGCAACTAAAGCCCCTATTGGATCTATTAAAATTCCTTCCCACTTTAAAACGGTAGAAATGTCTTTTTTAAGCGGAATGTTTCTTAAAATTGGTGTGATTACAGTTGGACCTGTTACAATAATTAATCCTGCAAAAAGAAACGAAAGGTCCCAACCTAAATCAAATATATAATGTGCTAGAATTCCTGATCCAAAAAAAGTAATTGCAGAACCTAAAGTAATCAACTTTGTAATTACAGGACCTACGTTTTTAATTTCACTTCTTTTAAGCGTTAAACCTCCTTCGAAAAGAATAATACTAATTGCTAAAGACACAAAATAATACAAACTTTCTCCAGGAAACAAGCCCTTTGTACCATTCCAAATTGGTTCTATCCATTTAGAACCATCTTCACTTAAATAGGCCGCTGCTATTGGGCCTACCAATAAACCTATTAAAATTAAAGGTAAAATTGCCGGAATTTTAAATTTCCAAGCAACCCATTGTGCCAATATTCCTAAAATGATAATTCCTGCTAATTCTACCATTATACCTCTTTAAGTTAAAAAAAGTAAATCTAAGAATGTTTCATGAACTTGAAAATATATTTTATAGTTTTTTTCAATAGTATAAAATTTGTTGTATCGTTTCATTATATTGTGCGGATAATTCAAACGTTAAACCAACTTCTTGCAAAAAATTCATAGAATATTAATTGGTATTGCATTTTCCCCTAACTTAAAACCTAATTTATTTGAAGCCTTTAGAATCGCTAACTTATTTAATGCAGAATTAATAGGAGTTCATGTTGGTGAAAAAAACACAAAAAAAGAAACTGATTTAAACAAGATTATTTCTGAAGCAGACAACTTAAATAAACCACTAAAAACAATTTGGCAACGAGGAGAACCTGTTGACGTAATTCTTAAAACTGCTGCGCTTCAAAACGTAGATTTACTAATTCTAGGAGCCTTACAAAAAGAGAATTTACTAAAATACTATGTAGGGTCTATTGCTAGAAAGATAACCAGAAAAGCTTCCTGTTCTATTCTACTACTAATCAAACCATCAGTTGAAAGAAACCCATGTAAACACATTGTTGTTAATGGGTTAAAAGATGAAAAAACAGAAGAAACTATTAAAACTTCTGTGCTATTTGCTAAACATTTGTTATGTAAAAAAATGACAATTGTAGAAGAAATTAGTCAGAGTGAATTACATGTAAAGGTAAACGATGATAAGAGTTTAAGAAAGGCCACAATTGCAAAAGAGCGATTAAAAAACAGAGAAGATCAGCGGGTGAAAAATATTTTGAAAGACATTAGTTGTTCTGATATTTCTATAAAAACACAAAGTATTTTTGGTACTAGAGGATATTCCATTGGACATTATGCAAAAGTAAAAAGAGCAGATTTATTAGTAATGAATGCACCAACCAAAGCGGGAATTTTATATCGAATTTTTCCTCATGATATTGAATACATTTTATCTGAATTACCAACAGACGTTTTAATTGTAAAATAAATGAACAAGAAAAATACTTTTAAAATATTTTTAAACGAAATTCCGCAGAACCTGTTTTCTGGTTTTGTCGTTTCATTAATTGCACTTCCTTTAGGCTTAGGATTGGCTTTAGCTTCTGGTGCACCACCTATTTCTGGTATTATTGCTGCAATTGTTGGTGGTATTGTAGTTTCTTTAATTGGTGGTTCCAACGTAACAATTACGGGCCCTGGAAATGGTTTGGTGGTTGTAATTCTTTCTGCCATCACTATTTTAGGAAACGGAGATGTATACCAAGGATATTTATTTACACTTGCAGCTATTGTTATTTCTGGTGTACTACTAGTAATTCTTGGCTTTTTAAGAATGGGAGCTTTGGGAGATTTCTTTCCTTCTTCGGCAATACAAGGAATGCTAGCTGCCATCGGAATTGGAATTTTCGCAAAACAGGTTCACGTAATGTTTGGAGATTCTAACGCAAAAGGAAGCATTATAGACCTACTTATTCAGCTACCTGAAGGAATTCTAAATTTTGTTAATTCTGCAGGTACAGGCTCATTTTATGCAGGTGTAATAGGTATTATTAGCTTATTCATTATGATTTTTTACAGCAAAATAAGAAACAGATACTTTCAATTGATTCCTGCACCTATGTGGATTGTGGTTTTAAGTGTTAGTTTGTACTATTATTTTGATTTGTTTTCTGCGACAGCATATCCAATTGACAAAAGTTTATTAATTAATTTACCCAATGATATTTTAGCCAATTTTGCGTTTCCTGATTTTGGTAAAGTCTACGAGTCTGAGTTTATAAGTGCTGTAATTTCAATTACATTAATTGCTAGTATCGAGAGCTTATTAAGCATAAAAGCTGTAGATAAATTAGACCCTCTTAAAAGAAGATCTAACGTAAATAAAGACATTAGAGCCTTAGGTTTAGCAACTGTAATTAGTGGTTTTTTAGGTGGCTTAAATGTAGTTACTGTAATCGCGAGAAGCTCTGTAAATGTAAATAATAAGGGTAGTAACAGGTCTGCTAATTTTTTTCACGCACTCTTTTTAGTTGCTTTTATTTTACTTTTCGCAACTGAATTGCGTAAGATTCCGCTTGCTGCTTTGGCTGCTATTTTAGTTTATACTGGCTACAAATTAGCTTCTCCAGAGAACATAAAGAAGGTCTTTAGTATTGGTTTTGAGCAGCTAATAATATTTACAGTAACACTTTTGGTAACAATATATACAAGTCTGATTACTGGAATTTTATCTGGTATCATTATCACATTCGCAATTCACGTAATCATCAATAAAAACATTTTTTTATTTATTAAAAATATTTTAAAACCAAATGTTTTAATGTTTACCGAAGATGGTACATATTATGTAAGTGTAAAGAACTTCTCTAGCTTTTTAAACTACACAAAACTAAAATCGAAGTTAGATCAAATTCCAGAAACTGAAGAAGCTATTGTCGATTTTTCTCTGTGCGATTTTGTAGATCATTCTGTAATGGAAAACATGAATAATTATTCTGAAACTTTCGAAAGAAAAGGAGGTCATTTTGAAGTGATTGGTTTAGATGATTCTAAATCGGGAAGTGAACATCCTTTTGCACTTCGTAAAATTTTACCAAAACAAAGAATACCAAAAGAAGGTGTTTTAACAAAAAGACAAAAATCTATTCAGAAAATTAGTGAAGAAATGCGATACTCTTATGACGCATTTTCTGATTTAGAAATTGAAGAGTTAGCATGTTTCGGATATTTTAAAACGCGAAACATCGATAAAGTTTCTAATGTTTTAACAAAGAACAATTGTACCATTTTCGATATTCAGTTTTCTGAAGGAGAAATGATTGCTAAACAGGTTATAAAAGCGACCATGTTTTATATTCACACCACAAAGAAAATTCCGAAGTTTACCTTAGATAAAGAAGGTGTTTTTGAATACATTTTACATTTTGCTGGTTATAAAGATATTGATATTTCTGAACACCCAGATTTTAGCAAACGTTTTTATTTATCTGGAAAAAGTGAAGAAAAAATTAGAGCCTTTTTTACAGATGAACTAATTTTGTTTTTTGAAAGCAACAAACAATATCACATAGAAGCTACAAATACTGGTCTTTTAGTTCTTAGTAATGAAAGATTAGCAAGTGTAAAAGAAATTAAAGCACTCGCCTATTTTGGCGCCAGTTTGCAAAAAATTATAGAAAAATGTTAGGATTACAATTTGAAACAGAAACATCTTGGGCAGATATAGCCAAAGTAAATTTAGAACAGATATTAACAGATCATGCCTTTTTAGAGCAAAAAGCAGCTTCTAATGCTGTTTCTATTATTATTAATTATTCTGAAGAAACAGAACTTGTAAAAGAAATGAGCAATATTGCTATTGAAGAAATGCAACATTTTAAAATGGTGCACTTATTAATGGTAAAACGAGGAATGGTTTTAGGACGCGAACAAAAAAACGATTACGCCATTAGACTTCAGAAGTTTTTTAATAAAACAAAAGACAGAACGAATGCATTGGTGCAACGTTTATTAATTGCTGCTTTAATTGAAGCTAGAAGTTGCGAGCGTTTTAAAGTATTTTCTGAAAATATGGAAGATGAAGAATTGTCTAAATTCTATCAGAATTTAATGGTTTCTGAAGCAAACCACTACACTACATTCTTACGATTTGCTAGAGAATACCAAGACAGAGCCATTGTTGATGAAAAATGGAATGCATTGTTAGCTTTTGAGGCTGAAATAATGCGTGAACGTGGAAACGTTGCTAAAATACACGGGTAAAATAGTAGTTAATTGTTACAAAACAAATAACAACCGATAATTAA from Polaribacter sp. ALD11 includes the following:
- a CDS encoding sodium:proton antiporter, with protein sequence MVELAGIIILGILAQWVAWKFKIPAILPLILIGLLVGPIAAAYLSEDGSKWIEPIWNGTKGLFPGESLYYFVSLAISIILFEGGLTLKRSEIKNVGPVITKLITLGSAITFFGSGILAHYIFDLGWDLSFLFAGLIIVTGPTVITPILRNIPLKKDISTVLKWEGILIDPIGALVAVLVFEFISVGGGSGFTKTALMEFGKILLFGTSFGFTFAHALAYAVNKKLIPHYLLNVASLSFVLLVFVLSEMFAHESGLLAVVVMGMVLGNGKLKNLKELLYFKESLSVLLISILFILLAANINIEDLMLLYTWKTAVLFAIVVFVIRPLAVFASTYNSKLKLNEKLFISWVGPRGIVAAGIASLFGSKLLKQGVEGAEYITPLVFMIVLGTVLLNATTARMFAKMVGVFLKTSNSILIVGASSPARLIAHYLKENNKRVVLIDSNKNFILEANNMDLEAYTINIYDEDLTDNIELNDVGYLLAMTGSEAVNQYAITNFTDTFGEHGAYRLATSKEIKNKSDDNKKKYLTPKDDYINLSEAFRDNPKIYEVEIETSDAYNTLISKLYKESRSVPLFVKKDENIYLIPEFEKLDEPQEDCTLVYLGKPLEENKKSNKTIEE
- the dnaX gene encoding DNA polymerase III subunit gamma/tau, whose protein sequence is MEHFIVSARKYRPKNFEDVVGQQAITNTLENAIKNNHLAQALLFTGPRGVGKTSCARILAKKINQQDAENAEEEDFAFNIFELDAASNNSVDDIRSLTDQVRIPPQTGKYKVYIIDEVHMLSQAAFNAFLKTLEEPPAHAIFILATTEKHKIIPTILSRCQIFDFKRIGVLDAKNYLKVISEKEGITADDDALHIIAQKADGAMRDALSIFDRVVSFSGKNLTREAVTENLNVLDYDTYFGMTDLLLDNKIPDVLNAFNVVLSKGFEGHHFINGLASHFRDLLVAKDKATITLLEVGDNAKKKYLAQATKASIPFLMQSIQKANDCDLNYRASKNQRLLVELSLMQIASITFDGEKKKPANYIIPATFFQALSPAKKKAPEVKTPEVTATKTETLKTPVAVAPKPETKTPLLKNMGRLNKQPSKYSLKGFNQQKDVKKKVVEENFDNHAKDVFTEQRLQELWKEYVSILLTKGERSMASIVGTDIPTLNENFKISFTVPNKLMEDQFRKGRPKLLNFLREKLNNYGIAIAVNLNEAIEKKFAYTPQEKYNKLKEKNPLLEKLRQTFELDM
- a CDS encoding DNA mismatch repair protein MutS, whose product is MNYFLGISFIFVLWFLIGNFLKKRKLKKIKAKLYNNWGKQKKNEYYNFFVIGKYFENNRHKEKAYHILSEKSKIDLDIDEIFKFVDRTSSKIGQQYLYFKLRTIGSINDLLRFDELTTLFQKNKKLSISCQFELSKLNTPSSYYLEELINGKQISKPKNLWVVKLLSICSILSIALSFFSPIFILFIVPLFAVNSVFHYKNKGNVNYYLQGIRQLSKSLKTAKKLSKHPSIKEHFNDFLFIKSINSIMLKSEFIGFEKNINNEWLFPIWLFIELNKILFNVEYIVFYSFLDAITKEKKSIESLFLFIGEVDAAISTASLKSGHLETCTPTFNENNKLNVRKIYHPLIEKCIANDVNLSDKSMLLTGSNMSGKSTFIRTVAINSILAQTLHLCFADAYSAPFYKLYSSIRITDDLLDNVSYYLQEVLTIKELIDVSTDKSPCLFVLDEIFKGTNTIERISGGKAILSYLNKKNNTVLVSTHDIELTELLEKDAYKLYHFSEDIKNNNLFFDHKIKEGKLQTRNAIKILNLYKYPSEIIKEAKEIEKSYFS
- a CDS encoding universal stress protein, whose amino-acid sequence is MQKIHRILIGIAFSPNLKPNLFEAFRIANLFNAELIGVHVGEKNTKKETDLNKIISEADNLNKPLKTIWQRGEPVDVILKTAALQNVDLLILGALQKENLLKYYVGSIARKITRKASCSILLLIKPSVERNPCKHIVVNGLKDEKTEETIKTSVLFAKHLLCKKMTIVEEISQSELHVKVNDDKSLRKATIAKERLKNREDQRVKNILKDISCSDISIKTQSIFGTRGYSIGHYAKVKRADLLVMNAPTKAGILYRIFPHDIEYILSELPTDVLIVK
- a CDS encoding tRNA-(ms[2]io[6]A)-hydroxylase; the protein is MLGLQFETETSWADIAKVNLEQILTDHAFLEQKAASNAVSIIINYSEETELVKEMSNIAIEEMQHFKMVHLLMVKRGMVLGREQKNDYAIRLQKFFNKTKDRTNALVQRLLIAALIEARSCERFKVFSENMEDEELSKFYQNLMVSEANHYTTFLRFAREYQDRAIVDEKWNALLAFEAEIMRERGNVAKIHG
- a CDS encoding SulP family inorganic anion transporter, translated to MNKKNTFKIFLNEIPQNLFSGFVVSLIALPLGLGLALASGAPPISGIIAAIVGGIVVSLIGGSNVTITGPGNGLVVVILSAITILGNGDVYQGYLFTLAAIVISGVLLVILGFLRMGALGDFFPSSAIQGMLAAIGIGIFAKQVHVMFGDSNAKGSIIDLLIQLPEGILNFVNSAGTGSFYAGVIGIISLFIMIFYSKIRNRYFQLIPAPMWIVVLSVSLYYYFDLFSATAYPIDKSLLINLPNDILANFAFPDFGKVYESEFISAVISITLIASIESLLSIKAVDKLDPLKRRSNVNKDIRALGLATVISGFLGGLNVVTVIARSSVNVNNKGSNRSANFFHALFLVAFILLFATELRKIPLAALAAILVYTGYKLASPENIKKVFSIGFEQLIIFTVTLLVTIYTSLITGILSGIIITFAIHVIINKNIFLFIKNILKPNVLMFTEDGTYYVSVKNFSSFLNYTKLKSKLDQIPETEEAIVDFSLCDFVDHSVMENMNNYSETFERKGGHFEVIGLDDSKSGSEHPFALRKILPKQRIPKEGVLTKRQKSIQKISEEMRYSYDAFSDLEIEELACFGYFKTRNIDKVSNVLTKNNCTIFDIQFSEGEMIAKQVIKATMFYIHTTKKIPKFTLDKEGVFEYILHFAGYKDIDISEHPDFSKRFYLSGKSEEKIRAFFTDELILFFESNKQYHIEATNTGLLVLSNERLASVKEIKALAYFGASLQKIIEKC